CTGCTGTCAGGTTTCATTGTGTTGCTCTCCTGAACAGAAAGCTCTATTAATGGAGCAATGTTATTGGCTGGTGTTGTGTTGTCATATAGAGGCATGTGTTCAGTTTCAGAAGTTTGTGTATTATCTGGTACACTCTTCTGAATCTGACTGCATGCTTTGTGATAGAGAATCCCCAAAACTGAAATGCCGATGATCAAGATGACCACGATAAGAgccaaaatgatgatgatgatgatggtcttaTAATCAGATGCTTCAGTCCCGGTGGAGtctgtctggtcctgtttctctGAAGGAATCAAAACAACAGTTAAAATAAGACGCAGAACAACAAAAATGATGCAGATTTAAAACtctacagattaaaaaaaaaaagtagaagaaAAACGATCCTTGAGAACTACttgtataattttattgtttattttatttttgttcacacacactctgtaaaataaattaatgacaaAACGTCAGGGCAATACATCTTTATTATGTTGCTTTAAcgtattttaataagttaatcaggtcaGCTTGagtcatgttttacagtgtaggctgaTTGTGTTAGGCAAGTGATTGGACAACAGTGCTTTGTTTTGCAGCCAatcgaaaataaatatatattgaggGGTAGGGCTGTGcattttggggaaaatatctaattgagaTGGTTTTGACAGATAATGCGATTTCAATTCAGACTTCAAGCTGATTTTAATTTCATTCAAGCTTCAGCCGTGGCAGCAAATCTGTGACAGCTCTTAAAAGTGATCTGTTTTTGTTCAGTCTccgtgactttgaaaccaaaatattcccatattataaatgcaatttttttttacattaatttgtcTATTGAGGCttctgcagcagcagcagcagcagatgccatcatcccacttgtcaGCACTttactgtttgttttcttttttgtattgtgggtgtagttcggttgcacaattctgattgagcagaacaaaagtgtgctcactcacaCATGCTCTgggaaattaaattatatatatacatatttattatataaatatatatatatatatatatatatatatatatatatatatatatatatatatatatatatatatatatatattgtggccttttcaaattgcgattgcgattaaattttaaataatcgCACAATCGCACAACAAACAATTAACAGGCACGTGCAcgcatagggctcaacctgtgcactgcatttttaacattttcagtcttggatagaaagtgctcTTCCAAAATCATctgaagtgcccccgcgacaccccATTCCCCTCACCCCCCACTTTTCAGTTTGCGACAAAGTCTCTGCACGTGGTTGGATATTAATATTGCtcttaaaactatttatttatttatttatttatttatttattttttatttatttattttttattccagctAAGCTAAAATACTGtcagaaaaaattatatatatatatatatatatatatatatatatatatatatatatatatatgtatatatgtatatatatatatatatatatatatatatatatatatatatatatatatatatatatatatatatatatccaatatttcccaaatgatgttgaacagattcaggaatttctcacagtatttcctctaatatttattcttctggagaaagtcttatttgttttatttcaactagaataaaagcaacttttaattgtttaaaaacccATTGTAAGGTCAatagtattagcccctttaagcaatattagtgttggattgtctccagaacaaatcactgttatacaataacttgcctaattaccctaactttaccctaattaccctagtgaagcctttacatgtcactttaagttgtatagaagtgtcttgaagaatatctagtctaatattatttactgtcatcatgacaaagagaaaataaatcagatattagagatgagttattaacactattatgattagacatGTGCTGACAAAACTTCTCTCATTAAACAaaattggggaaagaaatataaaggggggctaataattctgacttcatatatatatatatatacacacacacacacacacacacacacacacacacacacacacattcaaataaCTACTTTATAAAggcatttaaaaaagacaaagcaCACAATATAGTGTAAGAAAGCATTTAAACTCAAATCTAAATTAAAGCTAACTAGTCAATTGCCTTTAAATTATAGTTCATTAATATAACGCCAATAAGCTGAAAATGAGACTGGACTGGACGTACTGTTGACATGCAGCTTGTACGTGTGCGGGTATCCTTCAGTGGTGTCCTGGTCTACAAAACAGCGGTAAACCCCCTCATCTGTGCTGTGGAGGTCAGTGATTGTCAGGGAGAAATTGCCGGTCCTGAAGCAATCCTTCTCCACTGAAACTCTGCCCTCGAAGCCTTTCCCAGGGGTTATTACTCCACCCTTTTCATAATGGAGAGCTGTCCCGTTATTGAAGAGCCACGTCACGTCTTTGTCACTGAGCGCAGTACAGTCTAAAGTGACGTCTTCTGTCTCCACTTTGTCCACCTTCAGAGCATCTGTAGGGGAAAATTTACACAAATattgacacattttttaaatgttttttttttaagtctcatGTTTAcctgggtttatttatttaatatattagcttGATATGGACTGACCCAcacaccaccttccctaaacccaactgatagtgttgtcaaaagcaaACTAGTAGCAGCATGCTATAACCCCAAATTCACACTTGGATTTAGTTTTATATCAAGTTGTATGATTACAATGAAAATATTTAGTGATGGTCAAagcactatttaaaatattttatcaacTATTAcaggattcataaatacacaaggCTGTTTAGATTTTACATCATTAAACCAATATGCAATGGCTatccaaaatattttctttttttttcatttctgtccagatatatatatatatattattattattattaaggtttCTGGAGCCATCTTTCACCGAACTTAAACCCTGATTCGCTCCATGTCCCAATTCTGCCACATatactcattctgaaaacatacccctatttacatttctggggagcttgaattatgtagccagaggaacgtatggctgcatttggtctttaaaacaaatgttactggacggtatgatgccgttccttaaTCTGGATCTAAACTCCTCTTTAGTACAAAAGGCTTGTAATTACTTACTgtaatttagtcatgaaaaattcatcagtaacaaagtatgaaagtacaattattaagcacattatacatgtggttataagtcaataatgcagcatttgtatctgcagttataaactgcttactaaggcttattaatgtaaagttaatgcttaaccgataatgaattcaccatttgctattgcttaataaatgatttatagtgtgcagttattataaggTGTTAGCAAAAAAGTTATTAGcccaataaatctaaaataaattgagaaaaaaaatcttctttttaaatatgctgatttgattattatgaaacatttttagataattttttagTGTTGAAAACATTGCATTTTTGTGGTTTGTAGTTTGTAAATGTTTaattctgtaatttatttttaaccgttatttaaaattttatttcaattattttttatttatttatttgtttatatagttTGACAAGATTCACCTTTAAAAGGAATTATGTTCTTTTTCAgggatattaaaatgtttttaatgatttaatccACAAGTGAGAATCTGAATTATTCCCACCATGAgctttgactggtagtgtatcaATAACATGCTGTATACTTACACAAGACATTGAGTTTAAGTTGACTTTCTGCCTCATTACAGATAAACACATAGGTGCCCCGATCAGTGCTTTTTGCCTCTTTGAGGAGCAGCTAGTTTCCAACACAGCTGAAATCTGCTCCAAAATTATATTCAATTGAGCAGAGCTGGTTTCTGTATCTGCCGATCGATGCATCTGTAGGGAAACTCTTACTCCACCTGGCGTGATCGCAGATGCTGGCGTTATAGGGGAAAATATATGAGTCCTTCAGCAAGACAAAGTCTGAGCGACGACCCTGGCTGACCCCTGGAACTGAACAGACAGACGAGAAGCGCGATTGACCGATGCATACTGTAAACAACAATCCATATGATGTATTGGTGTATAAATGCATGAAATACAGTCCTTTACTGTAAAatccaaacatttattttacattcttcagcttagtcctttatttatgaggggtcaccgcagtggaatgaaccgctaagttatccagcatatgttttacacagtagatgcctttccagccgcaacccagtactgggaaacacccatacacactt
This sequence is a window from Danio rerio strain Tuebingen ecotype United States chromosome 16, GRCz12tu, whole genome shotgun sequence. Protein-coding genes within it:
- the LOC101882672 gene encoding uncharacterized protein is translated as MDAIKHVAALLLALLSTADALKVDKVETEDVTLDCTALSDKDVTWLFNNGTALHYEKGGVITPGKGFEGRVSVEKDCFRTGNFSLTITDLHSTDEGVYRCFVDQDTTEGYPHTYKLHVNKKQDQTDSTGTEASDYKTIIIIIILALIVVILIIGISVLGILYHKACSQIQKSVPDNTQTSETEHMPLYDNTTPANNIAPLIELSVQESNTMKPDSSVKTFYTAG